CAGCCTAATGAATCATAAGCATATCCATAATAAGTTCCTGCAACAACTCCAATTAAGGAACTATCTGTACTTAATATATTCGTACCATCAGTCCATTCGTAAGTATATGGAGGAATACCATTAGCAACAACATTTACATAAGCATTACCATCAGCTTGATTACAACTAGATGAATCTGTACTAGATGCCAA
Above is a genomic segment from Vicingus serpentipes containing:
- a CDS encoding SprB repeat-containing protein, which codes for LASSTDSSSCNQADGNAYVNVVANGIPPYTYEWTDGTNILSTDSSLIGVVAGTYYGYAYDSLGCSVIDTVTIYDLSAPQIDSIITTGVLCFGGNTGTAEVYVSGGAFPYTY